One Budorcas taxicolor isolate Tak-1 chromosome 6, Takin1.1, whole genome shotgun sequence DNA segment encodes these proteins:
- the TKTL2 gene encoding transketolase-like protein 2 — MKLHCCFPGRPLRPLGSRLTDRTSRAHFPEARPGTPSRDGTAVAPPRLPRTGTWEGADMADSATLDATTVQVLQDLANRLRVHSIRATCASGSGHPTSCCSAAEIVSVLFFHTMRYRQTEPAHPDNDRFVLSKGHAAPLLYAAWAEAGGVSEPDLLNLRTIHCDLEGHPTPRLSFVDVATGSLGQGLGAACGMAYTGKYLDKASYRVFCLLGDGESSEGSVWEALAFASHYCLDNLVAVFDVNRLGQSGVAPLKHCTDIYRNRCEAFGWNTYLVDGHDVEALCQAFSQAAQGKNKPAAIIAKTFKGRGIPNVEDAENWHGKALPKERGDEIIRLIESQIQTNRNLLPKPPVEGSPPVSITNIKMTCLPDYKVGDRVATQKAYGLALAKLGLANERVVVLDGDPKNSTFFEIFKKEHPERFIECFAAEQNMVSVALGCATRGRTITFVTTLAAFLTRAFDQIRMGAISQTSINLIGSHSGVSVGEDGPSQMALEDLAMFRSIPNCTVFLPSDAVSTEHAVYLAANTKGMCFIRTSRSETAVIYPPQENFEIGRAKVIRHSNNDKVTVIGAGATLHEALAAADALSQQDISICVIDPFTIKPLDAATIISCAKATDGRVVTVEDHYQEGGIGEAVCAAVSGEPDIRVHQLSVSGVPERNRKPSELLSMFGVSARHIIAAVKYTLMH; from the coding sequence ATGAAACTGCACTGCTGTTTCCCGGGGCGGCCGCTACGGCCTCTGGGGTCACGATTAACTGACAGAACCTCCAGAGCTCATTTCCCCGAGGCAAGGCCAGGCACGCCGTCACGTGATGGAACCGCCGTGGCACCGCCCCGTCTGCCCCGCACAGGAACCTGGGAAGGCGCCGACATGGCGGACAGCGCGACGCTGGACGCGACCACAGTGCAAGTGCTGCAGGACCTGGCCAACCGCCTGCGCGTCCATTCCATCAGGGCTACGTGTGCCTCTGGCTCTGGCCACCCCACATCGTGCTGTAGCGCGGCAGAGATCGTGTCGGTGCTTTTCTTCCACACGATGAGGTACAGACAGACTGAGCCAGCGCACCCCGACAACGACAGATTCGTCCTTTCCAAAGGCCATGCCGCTCCACTGCTCTATGCTGCCTGGGCGGAGGCGGGCGGTGTCAGTGAACCCGACCTGCTGAACTTGAGGACAATTCATTGCGACCTCGAGGGACACCCAACCCCCAGGCTGTCGTTTGTGGATGTGGCCACAGGATCGCTTGGGCAAGGGTTGGGGGCTGCGTGTGGAATGGCTTACACTGGCAAGTATTTGGACAAAGCCAGCTACCGGGTATTCTGCCTCCTGGGCGACGGTGAGTCCTCAGAAGGCTCCGTCTGGGAAGCTTTGGCCTTTGCTTCCCACTACTGTTTGGACAATCTCGTGGCAGTGTTTGACGTCAACCGCTTGGGGCAAAGTGGCGTTGCACCCCTGAAGCACTGCACAGACATCTATCGGAATCGCTGTGAGGCCTTTGGGTGGAATACTTACTTAGTAGATGGCCATGATGTGGAGGCGTTGTGCCAGGCCTTTTCTCAAGCTGCTCAAGGGAAGAACAAGCCCGCTGCCATAATTGCAAAGACCTTCAAGGGCAGGGGTATTCCAAATGTTGAGGATGCAGAAAATTGGCATGGAAAGGCACTGCCAAAAGAAAGAGGAGATGAAATCATTAGACTAATTGAAAGTCAGATACAGACCAACAGGAATCTCCTACCAAAACCTCCTGTTGAAGGCTCACCTCCAGTCAGTAtcacaaatataaaaatgacCTGTTTGCCTGATTATAAAGTCGGTGACAGGGTAGCTACTCAGAAAGCATATGGTTTGGCTCTGGCTAAACTGGGCCTTGCAAATGAAAGAGTTGTTGTCCTGGATGGCGACCCAAAGAACTCCACCTTTTTTGAAATATTCAAGAAAGAACATCCTGAGCGTTTTATTGAGTGTTTTGCTGCGGAGCAAAACATGGTGAGTGTGGCACTGGGCTGTGCCACACGTGGTCGAACCATTACATTTGTTACTACTTTAGCTGCCTTTTTGACTAGAGCATTTGATCAGATCCGGATGGGAGCCATATCTCAAACTAGTATAAATCTTATTGGTTCTCACTCTGGGGTATCTGTTGGTGAAGATGGCCCTTCTCAGATGGCCTTGGAAGATCTAGCCATGTTCCGGAGCATTCCCAATTGCACTGTTTTCCTCCCAAGTGATGCTGTCTCGACAGAGCATGCTGTTTATCTGGCTGCCAATACCAAAGGAATGTGCTTCATTCGGACCAGCCGATCAGAAACTGCAGTTATTTATCCCCCACAAGAAAATTTTGAGATTGGAAGGGCCAAGGTCATCCGCCACAGTAATAATGACAAAGTCACAGTAATTGGAGCTGGAGCTACTCTGCATGAAGCCTTAGCAGCTGCTGACGCTCTTTCTCAGCAAGATATTTCTATCTGTGTTATTGATCCGTTTACCATTAAACCCCTGGATGCTGCCACCATCATCTCCTGTGCAAAAGCTACTGATGGCCGGGTTGTCACAGTGGAAGATCATTACCAAGAAGGTGGCATTGGCGAAGCCGTGTGTGCAGCAGTGTCTGGGGAGCCTGACATCCGTGTTCATCAGCTGTCGGTGTCAGGAGTGCCTGAAAGAAACAGGAAACCTAGTGAATTACTGAGTATGTTTGGTGTCAGTGCTAGACACATCATAGCAGCTGTGAAATATACTTTAATGCACTAA